A genomic window from Triticum urartu cultivar G1812 chromosome 7, Tu2.1, whole genome shotgun sequence includes:
- the LOC125522904 gene encoding protein NRT1/ PTR FAMILY 5.1-like, which yields MEFTKDGSVNLRGQPIIASRTGRWKACSFLLGYEAFERMAFYGVASNLVVYLTTQMRQETVSSVRSVNNWTGAVWMTPIAGAYVADAFLGRFWTFTVASLIYLAGMVMISLAVSLKPLHPHCTADGDCAPATRQQVAFFYAALYTVAIGAGGTKPNVSTFGADQFDDFDAREREIKASFFNWWTFSTFTGGLVAMLVLVYVQEEVGWAVGYAIPTVGLALSLVLFYVGMPFYRHKPVRRSTAAGPARLIGKVLRAAYANRGCQLTGALNEHDTPAAGRGNGKRLLLHTRENFRFLDKAAMVSDSETARHAPCTVTEVEEVKLIAGMMVVWLVTLVPCTIPAQVNTLFVKQGTTLDRSLGAVRIPAASLGSFITISMLISIPIYDRVLVPLLRRRTGDPRGITLLQRLGVGCMLQALVVACACLVEVRRMRVIRERSIHGPHDTVPMSVFWMLPQYVLLGVGDVFNTIGVLEFFYDQSPEGMQSLGTTFYTSGLGVGNFLNSLLVTLVDRTTRASVGKSWIGDNLNDSHLDYYYVFLLVLSVANMALFVWVAMRYKYKKEFLEDSGTMRAPEAEIEMVAGGKVTADSSLVVERDKVEGVHVA from the exons ATGGAGTTCACCAAGGATGGCTCCGTCAACCTCCGCGGCCAACCGATCATCGCCTCCCGGACCGGCCGGTGGAAGGCGTGCTCCTTTTTACTAG GGTACGAGGCGTTCGAGCGGATGGCGTTCTACGGGGTGGCGTCGAACCTGGTGGTGTACCTGACGACGCAGATGCGGCAGGAGACGGTGTCGTCGGTGCGCAGCGTCAACAACTGGACGGGGGCAGTGTGGATGACGCCCATCGCCGGAGCCTACGTCGCCGACGCCTTCCTCGGCCGCTTCTGGACTTTCACCGTAGCCTCGCTCATATACCTCGCG GGCATGGTTATGATAAGCCTGGCCGTCTCCCTGAAGCCACTGCACCCGCACTGCACGGCGGACGGTGACTGCGCCCCGGCGACCCGGCAGCAGGTGGCCTTCTTCTACGCGGCGCTTTACACAGTGGCCATCGGCGCGGGCGGGACCAAGCCCAACGTCTCGACGTTCGGCGCGGACCAGTTCGATGATTTCGACGCGCGGGAGCGTGAGATCAAGGCTTCCTTCTTCAACTGGTGGACGTTCAGCACCTTCACCGGCGGCCTCGTCGCCATGCTCGTCCTCGTTTACGTGCAGGAGGAGGTCGGCTGGGCCGTCGGGTACGCGATCCCAACGGTCGGCCTTGCcctgtctcttgtgctgttctatGTGGGCATGCCGTTCTACCGGCACAAGCCTGTCAGACGGAGCACGGCGGCAGGCCCGGCAAGACTGATCGGCAAGGTGCtccgggcagcctatgcgaaccGAGGTTGTCAGCTCACCGGGGCGCTGAACGAGCATGACACGCCTGCTGCCGGGAGAGGGAACGGGAAGCGGCTTCTACTCCACACGCGGGAAAATTTCAGGTTCTTGGACAAGGCGGCCATGGTGTCAGACAGTGAGACGGCGAGGCATGCGCCATGCACCGTGACCGAGGTCGAGGAGGTGAAGCTCATAGCCGGAATGATGGTGGTATGGCTGGTTACTCTGGTGCCCTGCACCATCCCGGCGCAGGTGAACACCCTCTTCGTGAAGCAAGGGACCACCCTGGACCGCTCCCTCGGGGCGGTCCGCATCCCGGCCGCGTCCCTCGGCAGCTTCATCACCATCTCCATGCTGATCTCGATCCCGATCTACGACCGCGTGCTGGTGCCGCTCCTCCGGCGGCGCACCGGCGACCCGCGCGGCATCACCCTCCTTCAGCGCCTCGGCGTCGGCTGCATGCTGCAGGCTCTAGTCGTGGCCTGCGCCTGCCTTGTCGAGGTCAGGCGCATGCGCGTGATCCGGGAGCGCTCCATCCACGGCCCCCACGACACGGTGCCGATGAGCGTCTTCTGGATGCTGCCGCAGTACGTGCTCCTGGGCGTCGGCGACGTGTTCAACACCATCGGCGTCCTCGAGTTCTTCTACGACCAGTCGCCGGAGGGGATGCAGAGCCTCGGAACCACCTTCTACACCAGCGGACTCGGCGTCGGGAACTTCCTCAACAGCTTGCTCGTGACGCTCGTGGACCGGACCACCAGGGCGAGCGTGGGCAAGAGCTGGATCGGCGACAACCTCAACGACTCACACCTCGACTACTACTACGTGTTCCTGCTGGTGCTCTCCGTGGCCAACATGGCGCTCTTCGTGTGGGTGGCGATGCGGTACAAATACAAGAAAGAGTTCTTGGAGGACAGCGGCACGATGCGGGCGCCCGAAGCCGAGATCGAGATGGTGGCCGGCGGCAAGGTAACGGCGGACTCTTCACTGGTGGTGGAGCGTGATAAGGTGGAGGGCGTACATGTTGCGTGA